CCcacctgaggttaccatgaaggctACAccatctcaacctctcccctcacctgaggcatagtgaccctccaatTAAACCACCTTCAGTTTTCTGAGAGCAGCTGTATAGTCCAGTAAGActgcaactttacctttacccACAACATATTTGTTTAAATTACACTTGCCTTCCTCTGACCATGCGTAATTCACATctgccttttttttttgaaacaatTTACTCTTCATTTGGTCTTAgtctgcaaatttagctataCAAGTCTGTACTTTTAAACAAGTTGTAAATACATATCCTGGCCAAATCACATGGGAACACCTTTTGACTAATTATCAATCTGTCAAACTTTACTGTGACTTTGTGGAAGTGCTGTCTGACTATCCATATGGACAGTATCTACAGACTCCTCATCCACCATTTATATCATGTTTCTTTTTAGTGCAATATGTGATTAGAATTTGACCTTTTTTTCAGTTACTTAAGCGATTCTTTATCCATTCGGATGTCTAAAATCAGTAGAAAATGAGTGCATTCTAAAAGTTGAAAAGCCATACTTGGAAGTCGGAGTTCAGGCTGAAGCACATTGATCACTAAAGTGTGATGTATGGGTGAAGAAAATTATCTAGAAAGGTTAATAGAATGCTATTTTTTATCTGGAGAATTAGGGAGTAGTCGGGCAAATATACAAAGCCCCAAATTCAACCAAATGTTTGAAAATTTATTGTCTCTGAAAACTGTGCAGTCTCTTAGAATGATAATTAGCATCCTACATTTCTACACTGAGGCAGTTAGCTTTAAGCTGCATGATTCAGAGCTTCAACACACTGATCAGTTTGGTTCCTGGCTCCCTAAAGTCTAGCCTCTGTCTACAATGTAACATCTCAGGAGTGAGATGGGATACTCTCCACTTGGATGAGTGCAACTAAAACAACACaagcttgactccatccaggACGCAGCAGCCCACTTGATGAGGACCACATCTACAAGCAAAGATTtttagacagcatcttctaaaGAAGGGCAGCAGGTGCATGGGAATGCCAACActtgcaagttaccctccaagccccttaccatcctgacttggaaatatgtttgcTACTTCATTGAGTCAAATCCTGCGATCATCTCCCTATGGCATTGTCAATCACCTTGTAGCACGTGGACTGCATCCGTTTAAGAAGGTGGCTCATCGCCTTCTCAAGGATAAGTAGAGACCAGCAATAAGTGTTGGCCATCCGACACTCTGCACGTCCTACAGCTGTTTTAAAAGTAACACTGCAGGTTGTATTTCATAGAATTTATCCAATTAAGTTGAATGAAAGCTTCAGCTAATAAGAGAAGCAGATagtacttttttttattgttcccCAGTCCTAGATGGCTCAAATGAAAGCCCAACAAAATTCCTGAAAGATATGCTAATTAATAGGAAACATTTCATGCAGAAGGCTGATGGAagtttggaatttaaattcattttaaatctgagtgAGTTTGTGAAGAGATGAGCATAGAGAATAGGAAATTAGTTTGCATCGGCTGTGATGAAGAAAAATAAGTAACCAGTGCATTTTTTTGAATAGTTGCAAAAGAGTGTTCAatgtggacaaagttagaaactgatagtctTACAGATCCTTCGTTAGAATCAGTAGAAAAATTGCTTTCAACCTGAATTTAAACATTTTAACATTATTGCAGAAGATTAGCAGGAAGTGAAATATCCAAAGGGGTCATCAAAAAGCCTGTGTTGAAATATTTGCCGGATTCTTTCTGCACCCGGCATACAAAGGTTCAGTGTCTAAATGGTTAAACCCTTCATAAAATTTTCTTGTCAGTACAAATGTTCAGTACTATTACAATAGATAATTGTGATGTTCAGTGTTTAAATGTCAAAGCAATCAACTTTTGTACAGTAAAGTCTCTCTTTTTAATAAAAGGGTTGAGTGAATCTCTACCTTTTTTAGATCCAGAAGGTAATCCTGGCCCTGGGTGACTACATGGGTGCTACTTGCCATGCCTGCATTGGTGGCACTAATGTACGAAGTGAGATGCAGAAGCTGAATGCAGAAGCTCCCAACATTGTTGTAGGAACTCCAGGGCGAGTGTTCGACATGTTGAACAGGGGATATATATGTGAGTACTGATCTTAAAATCCAAAGCCCAGAGTGGAATGATGCTTTACCATCTTTCGGGGCTGACCTGAAATGGAGACAAACTTCTGAACTGATCACTCTGTTCTGTTTGGGTGTTTGTGTTTTAACTGATGAAAACAGACTTTGAATTGGGTCTCAAGTTAATCAGAAACTGAGGTTTAGAATTCAAATTAATAGAACATCTTGCTATTTATTATTCTGTAGGAATTTATGCTGAAACTTCAAAGATAATCGTGTAACTTGGTTTAAATAATTATTACAGCTTCAAGGTGGATCAAGATGTTCGTTTTAGATGAAGCTGATGAAATGTTGAGTCGTGGATTCAAAGATCAAATCTACGAGATTTTTCAGAAACTGAGCACAAACATTCAGGTATGCTGGTTTGCTTTTCAAATGGGGAGGGAGTCTGAACAATAAATGACGTCAAGTGTTATTACCTGCAGCATTATCCTGTCCAAATTTATTGGTGTTAACAACTTCCTCTTAAGCACTCTGCTCAAATTGCAAAATTCGGGTGTCTGACTTTTGTAATAATGCGAGTAGAGTACACCGAGGAAGGAGAAAAAAATGCATAGCATTGCAAATGAGACCAGGGTGGACCTCTTTCTTAATGTCTGGTGTCCTTTGTCTCAAGATTCTGTGCTACATACTTCATGAGTAACTAGTTGGTCCTGTGTTGCGGGTTGACGTTTTAACCTGAAATAAAATGGTCTTATATTTGGCAGAAAttgtttagtgtgtggaatgcatGAATACCCATtctaatggggaccattagtagGAAGGTCAGACTGCACTGCTAAATGACTTTTTCTGTTTAGGTGGTTTTGTTGTCTGCTACTATGCCCAGCGATGTCTTGGAGGTCACTAAAAAGTTTATGCGTGATCCAATCCGTATCCTTGTGAAAAAAGAGGAACTCACCCTTGAGGGTATCAAGCAGTTTTACATCAATGTGGAGAGAGAGGTGTGTTGAATGTAATTGAAAATAAACCTCTACGCCAGAACATTCAATAAAATTCTATTATTGAAGGCTCAGTTCACATTCAGGATTTTGTTGTGACAGGAATGGAAGTTGGACACACTTTGTGACTTGTATGAAACTCTAACCATAACACAAGCTGTGATTTTTCTTAATACGAGGAGGAAGGTTGATTGGTTAACTGAGAAAATGCATGCAAGGGACTTCACTGTTTCTGCATTGGTAAGATTTCTGTGCTGTTTTTCTCTTCCATTTTTAAAGGTGCTCAAATAAGTATATAAAGTACCTGTTCCACACTTGCTGAAGTTATAGTTTTAGTCTGGGGTTAGTCATTctctcagcacagaaacagaccgttcagtccaacttgtccatgaagTTTaacaaactaagctagtcccctttgcttgcatttggcccatgtccctctaaacatttcataTTCGtattcatgtccctgtccaaatgtctttctaatgttgtgactgtacctgcatctccCAATCCTGGAGTTGGAAATGTGCTGACCAGTCAGGAGAAGAGTTGCCCTGTTGGTGGAACTAAACTTTGAAAGGAGTTGGTCTTTCATTTGCAGACTGGCTTCTTTGCTGATCAGTTCACAAATGTGGGAAAGAAAGTGGTGGTAATGGCTGCTAAGGTGGCGGGCACAATGGTGTGGGGATTGAGGGACTGGAGAGAAATTTGAGATGGTGGAGGTGGGCAGTGGATGAAAGCCAAGGTGGTCTGTTGAAATTAGACCAGACAGTCTAGCTGTTTCAGACACTTGATACCTTGTTTATCAATGCAGTTTTTTCTATGATTTTTGATTCCAGCATGGTGATATGGATCAGAAAGAACGCGATGTGATTATGAGGGAATTCCGTTCGGGGTCTAGCCGCGTACTTATCACTACTGACTTACTGGTATGTATATTGGCGTTTTAGAAaatagcattttgcttttattgtggCGTTCCTGCACATGCAGAAAATTGTCATGTCAGTGTGTTCTTCATGCTCTCTATCACCCTGGCCTAGGGAGGTAGGAGGGAAATATGCTGCTCAAGAGTAGCTCAGGTCTTTGTAAAATGGATTTTTGAGCATAGTAAAGTACTTTACAATTCAGATTTTAAATACAGACTTGGCTCTTTCAATATTTTCTTTACAGGCTCGTGGCATTGATGTACAGCAGGTGTCTCTAGTTATTAACTATGACTTGCCTACAAATCGTGAGAATTACATTCACAGGTTAGTGTACTTCATGTCTATCGAAATGAACATGCTAATGTACATTAAAGCAGAATCCTGTCAAATGTTGTCATGGTGGTGGTTTAAATGTGGAGGTGTGCTTAATCTGGGTTGCATACAGGTGTTAAATTTTGGATAGGGAATGAGGAAGTTCATGTTGAGGTTTGAGAAGTCCTTTTTCTTGTATGTCTCGTCACATGTGGTTGTCCCAGAAGGTTGTGATGTACTTTCCATTGTCTGAATCTTTATCTTTTAATATTTGCAGAATTGGTCGTGGTGGTCGCTTTGGAAGGAAAGGTGTTGCTATTAACTTTGTTACTGAAGAAGATAAACGAATTCTTCGTGATATTGAGACATTCTACAATACAACTGTGGAAGAGATGCCTATGAATGTGGCTGACCTGATCTAATGATGGCAtgagaatttgcatttgcagctgCTGAATTATCAGACTATATGGTGCGTTGTGCTGCTTCACGAGTTGTTGAATCTCTTCTCCCATGTGCAGACAGGATCAGATATCCAGCATTGTGATAAGTGACTTGAGGAACGCCATCCTTTTGCAGTGTTGACTGCTGGGGTGGGAAGTTTAAGTCATGGGGTGTTTAAACATATATGCCCTTCAGTGTTTTGAATGTTCTGTAGTAGCATTTCTGTTCGATATTCTTTATCACTTAATAGTTTACTTATGGACTAAAAAATTCAAGTGCTGTGTTAAATCAGCCAATTATGTCAAACTGGCATATCtacaactattttaaaatgaagcttGCCAATCAACTGGTAAATGTATGTGCACTTTTTTCTAGAGTAAATCTAACTACATGTATTTGTATTTAATAAAAAGTTTGAGTTGTGCAAAGATCTACTTGTGCTATGATCTGCACAGTTTTGGCTTCCCAGTAGGTGGTTGTTAAAGATACTTTGTACAAATGTGAGAAATTTGGCATTAGTTTTGAGGGAggccaaatgttgtaactgcattcCTGTATTGCATCCTTATTTTTGTAACTTTGTAGTTCTTTTGTTTATTGTACATGGGCTGTTCTAATTTATGCAATCTGTCGCTGTCTTCTAttctaaatatttatttttgttttctctagaAAACAACCTCCTAGGAGATTGTACAGACTCTGCTCAATAGTAAAATACAGATCTTTCAACTTTTAAACCATGTTGATCTAAGATGCTTCTGGAGAGAGTAAATGTAGGAGGAAAAACTACCTGTAAATTTGCAATGGTGGTGCATGTTTGTATGATCTGAGCAATATAAAATGCAGCAAGCCTAAGCAAATGTATTACAGGCTCATTCCTGTGGTGCTTTTAAACTATGAAACACTATTGGAGGGTTACACTCAAACTTACTTCTAAATGGGGTTTCTAGAAGATACATAGCTTTATATGCCTGTGACCTCTTTTAATCAGTAAGGTTTAAGCCATGCATGTGTAGGGATGATTTAATATCAAATGCTGGCCAATTTTGGAATTGCAGTGTTCCAGCCCCAGTGAAGCTAACATTTACATTGAACTGAACAAATCTGAAGGAACATTGTGCAGGTTTAGATGAGTAACTTGATTTGTGTATAATTTCTGCATTTTCCTTTTGGTATGGCTTGCAAAtaatcagtgccctgactgacTTGAATCTACATTTGAAGGTATTTGCAACAGTAATGTGTTTTGCACCTATTTAGATTTATTGAATTTGTATGGTGGAGTTTTGAGAAGTTAGAATGTAAAGCTATTAAAGTTAATTTCAACTTGAAATGTGGACCTCTTGCTAGGAGGAACAAAAGCTACAAatggtcatttttttaaaatctcattccTCCCAAAGAGTGGGAGACTTTGGTTTGCTGATTTTCCTTCTAGTTGTAGGTGTGAATGAAATGGTTGACTTTGCTTGTTTGTGTTATATTTAAATGGCAAATACAACATTCAAAATTAGATTCCAGGGAAAAGTACGTGGAGCAGGTCTGTTGGGTGGAGTTGGTTAAACACCTGGGCCTAAGTTCTGTGTACCTCACTGAGAGCCTTGCTCATTAGCGTGGCAATACCTAGTGACATAGTCATCAAAAGCACTCTGCGATGTTCCACTTTAATAAACAGTAAGTAATTGAAGGTGGCAGCTACTTAGTGTTCCTGCTTCACATTCTTTAGATTAGAGCTGCATCTGTCTTAGCCAGTAGCAGTCTTCAGCTTTCCTGACTTTGACTTAACAGTGTACTTGCATTGTAACATGGAACTGAACAGAATTTCTCAATGGCAAGTAAATGCTACTGAGGCTGGTACATATAACATTAGTGCAGtgtcagcccttgatgttgcactgacctgtgaaaccaatctaacctacactatatTTCCATGTgcatatttatccaatgactaaAATGTCCTTTAAGGTTGACAAGTTCACTGCTGTTGCGGGCAGTGTGttccattgtgtaattttgtacaATGTTTGAATAACTTAATACCCACCTTCCACAATCTGGTCTTGGGGACTTCAAACTGAGCATGTCCCTTAATTCTGAGTTTattgtaaatacattaaggatgtGGTATTATTAGTAAAAACATCCACTTCTGTGCATTGTTGGCCAGGCTGTCCTTTTTTGTGCTGCTAGCTGCTATCATGGGATTTAGAAAAGCTGATCTCGGGAATACTGGTTCATGTATGAATGCTGTTCCTGCTTTTTTAAATACTCTAAAGAATTTATCATAGAGTAttactgtttttaaaaatgtacaactAATGTGAAAGATGGTTTCCACAGATCAGGCTTCTTGTGGAATTTTGAAGCTTggatgtttgtttttgtttcataattGAGGAAACTAAAGCCATTATTCATCCTCAATGCTATTTAAGACATCTGTCAGCATTTAATTCCTGTCAGAGAGCTGGCATAGATTTAAAACCCATTCTAAACtgttattgtatctgttgctcccgatagGGTCCCCGTACTTGGGGGAGACTTGATGCcttctagcagagcactttaggaaagatctctgggacacctgtggccaaacatttcaactccccctcccactctgctgaggacatgcaagtcctgggcctccaccaccacttcctcaccacccaatgcctggaggaagaatgcctcatcttccacctctgaaCAGTTCaagcccagggcatcaatgtgaatttcaccagtttcctcatttccccttcccccacctcacctcagctccaaacttccagctcaacactgtctcCATGACATATCCTACTTACTCATCTTCCTTTctgcctatccactccaccctcccctcttacccatcacctccatccccacccctgtcacccattgtactctatgctactttcttccgcATTCccccccctcatttatctctccactctgcaggtacCCTGCCtctttttctgatgaagggcttttgcctgaaacatggattttcctgctcctcggatgcttcctgagcTGCTGTGATTTTGTAGTACCAccctaatctagattctggtttccagcagctgcagttcttgtttttatCCATGTAGTGTTTATTGCGTGTTCCTAATTGCTCAGTAGGTACTTCATcaacatgtaggccaaaccagttAAGGATGATGGCTTAACTTTCCCTAAAAGatttagtgatccagatgggttttttccagcggtgggggccactgttgtttgtgttaTACAATAACGATCTGGAAGGGGACACTgttatgatcagcaagtttacagatgacactgatTGGAGTAGCAGAAATCATaaaggactgtcaaagaatactgATTgctgggtggagaagtggcagatggaattcaatccaggtaAATGGGAGGTGAAGCATTTAGGTAAGTCTCTAATTCAAGACCatattatacagtaaatggaagagccttgggaaaagttgggcagagagattgggagttcaggtccattgtaccctgaagattgctgcacaggtggatagagtggtcaagaaggtatatggtatgcttgccttcactggttgGGATATTCAGAGAtatgagttggcaggtcatgttaaaattatacacgacagtggtttggctgcatttagaatactgtgcagtTTTGGACATCCCATTTACAAAGGGATGTGGACACtcgggagagggtgcagaggtttatgaggatgttgcctgctatgaaATGTGCTAGccatgaagagatgttgagtaggttaggtttgttttattagaaaaaaggagatagggtggggggaggctgacaaatcatgaagggcatagacagggtcaataagctttttcccagtgtgaaggattcaataatgaggttatgttttcaaggtgagaggagaaacatgtggcaagtactttactacctctgctggcaacatgttccacatgcctaccaccctctgtgatgaggcaggcatggtagattcatttaagatgggtctggacagatgcatgagtaggtggggagcagagggatacagatgcttaggaattgggggacaggtttagacagtggatttggagggttga
The Hemiscyllium ocellatum isolate sHemOce1 chromosome 13, sHemOce1.pat.X.cur, whole genome shotgun sequence DNA segment above includes these coding regions:
- the LOC132821750 gene encoding eukaryotic initiation factor 4A-II, with translation MSCGSADYSSKEHGPDGMDPDGVIESNWNEIVDNFDDMNLKETLLRGIYAYGFEKPSAIQQRAIMPCIKGFDVIAQAQSGTGKTATFAISILQQLELDMKESQALVLAPTRELAQQIQKVILALGDYMGATCHACIGGTNVRSEMQKLNAEAPNIVVGTPGRVFDMLNRGYISSRWIKMFVLDEADEMLSRGFKDQIYEIFQKLSTNIQVVLLSATMPSDVLEVTKKFMRDPIRILVKKEELTLEGIKQFYINVEREEWKLDTLCDLYETLTITQAVIFLNTRRKVDWLTEKMHARDFTVSALHGDMDQKERDVIMREFRSGSSRVLITTDLLARGIDVQQVSLVINYDLPTNRENYIHRIGRGGRFGRKGVAINFVTEEDKRILRDIETFYNTTVEEMPMNVADLI